One Myripristis murdjan chromosome 17, fMyrMur1.1, whole genome shotgun sequence DNA segment encodes these proteins:
- the LOC115375474 gene encoding protein Niban-like, translating to MGASSSGLLDEAKVSHIRGLTESTLQGFSVFYQQQYSAAHITHLHQEVEPKKEGRGLLMTQRPCHTPKDVLYQGSVQVSCWEELGRRGKERHVVLRGDYSLEIHDSMETFSHGAVAKLVLQPAGGAVLTTEEESRLLLEQTCPGLLNGVKGDSSSVVSSPGVFPVFLHLPYTGHTCFLFTQEEQRHHFLSALKTCMRHQNLDPWRDPPYEGQAFIRALRLYQQDRGHYEFWEMLLGPEEKVLASQVMKQVLPWLQSQLQSRVKGKKTERMRQWMATVQATYSLVLEQVTDGLEALKGPCRQTASANQAVIRSNLDQITVCHRFLEDKLRASICRPAQKLCGESVAPCLSSILEAVAECVSAGMQDMQCTLHIQMDTAFTHTHGDMEGLEKALSSLRFTSLDHCYRLVENLTEKLQGLKQRFRFSGAERLVHSVQLEMEQLLDSAVYTAELILQAARRQPSHISTNMERAKHRVLKQLDHDSRLVQKRLYQETLLQITLPAFTREMDSTWKPELQQFEQYIFSDYSSFILVQNVYDDILRDILNKETERVVQEAASLQGSHLLLDCSDLAISQYSLLGQMPPCSAHDSPAVHTQASSSMVPDEHGESASLLDGGAPSGMVDFCPQSDPKPDPNPESNPTSSELSAALQAPIITVTHDESAPTDTCEASNSEAANLHVCGSTDPPTLPECAGSDLVSPNSSVTPPLSVPPYPTAPSESTIQGDPSADLITSDVPPQVTSHLNCFFPLAPPPCADAPITTSLTSLCQAVCCNSTVPPTGPTMLQQASDRAVYLRGGWTEDMKVERVKEERQAAEEMKEEEEKIGKREGNENNIKVERVKEEGEATEKNKEEKMGEVGEEEREAGIEEEEKRERMQREHLGLAQSGSYHNCRSSEAAMETQSTERGEERGEHEEEDGKLEGKKEGKVAEEERGTQEEEGLQSPQPMACQPQNESAMPLDSVVVIRGLVTEVIEVETLVSPAP from the exons ATGGGAGCATCTTCCTCAGGACTGTTGGATGAGGCCAAGGTCAGCCACATCAGag gCCTCACCGAATCCACACTTCAaggtttcagtgtgttttatcaGCAGCAGTACTCTGCTGCTCACATAACACATCTACACCAGGAGGTGGAGCCTAAGAAAGAGGGGAGGGGCCTACTTATGACACAGAGG ccttgCCACACTCCAAAGGATGTACTGTACCAGGGTAGTGTTCAGGTGTCCTGCTGGGAGGAGCTGGGAAGAAGGGGTAAAGAGAGACATGTAGTCCTAAGGGGAGACTACAGCCTGGAGATACATGACAGCATGGAG ACCTTCAGTCATGGTGCTGTAGCCAAGTTGGTCCTCcagccagcagggggtgctgtgCTGACCACAGAGGAGGAATCTAGACTTCTGCTGGAGCAAACCTGTCCTGGGCTACTGAATG GAGTGAAGGGCGATTCTTCTTCAGTGGTGTCTTCTCctggtgtgtttcctgtgtttctgcacCTGCCTTACACAGGCCACACCTGCTTCCTGTTCACACAGGAAGAGCAGCGCCATCATTTCCTGTCTGCACTCAAGACTTGCATGCGACACCAGAACCTCG ACCCATGGCGTGATCCACCCTATGAGGGTCAAGCGTTCATCCGAGCCCTGAGGCTGTATCAACAGGATAGAGGACACTATGAATTCTGGGAAATGCTGCTGGGACCTGAGGAAAAG gTGCTGGCCTCCCAGGTAATGAAGCaagtgttgccatggttacagagTCAGCTTCAGTCTCGAGTGAAGGGGAAGAAGACAGAAAGGATGCGACAGTGGATGGCG acAGTGCAGGCAACCTACAGTCTGGTTCTGGAGCAGGTGACCGATGGCCTGGAGGCTCTGAAAGGGCCATGTCGTCAGACAGCGTCAGCCAATCAGGCTGTAATCAGATCGAACCTGGACCAGATAACGGTGTGTCACCGCTTCCTGGAGGACAAACTCCGAG CTTCTATATGTAGACCAGCACAGAAGCTGTGCGGTGAGTCTGTAGCTCCCTGTCTGTCGTCCATCCTGGAGGCTGTGGCTGAATGTGTCAGCGCAGGGATGCAGGACATGCAGTGTACACTGCACATACAGATGGACACAGcgttcactcacacacatggaGACATGGAGGGGCTGGAGAAG GCCTTGTCCTCCCTGCGTTTCACCAgtctggatcactgctacagacTGGTAGAGAATCTGACAGAAAAACTTCAAGGTCTCAAACAGCGATTCAGATTCAGTGGTGCTGAGCGGCTGGTTCACTCTGTACAGCTGGAGATGGAGCAG CTGCTGGACAGTGCTGTGTACACAGCAGAGCTGATCCTTCAGGCAGCCAGACGTCAGCCAAGTCACATCTCCACCAACATGGAGAGAGCCAAGCACAGAGTCCTCAAG cAGCTGGACCATGATAGCAGACTTGTACAGAAGAGGCTCTACCAGGAAACTCTGCTCCAGATCACTCTGCCTGCTTTCACCAGGGAGATGGACAGCACATGGAAACCT GAGCTGCAGCAGTTTGAGCAGTACATTTTCTCAGATTACAGCAGTTTCATCCTGGTCCAAAATGTCTATGATGACATCCTGAGAGACATCCTcaacaaggagacagagagag TGGTCCAGGAGGCTGCCAGTCTGCAGGGTAGCCACCTGCTGCTGGACTGTTCAGATTTGGCCATCAGTCAGTACAGTCTGCTGGGGCAAATGCCTCCTTGCTCTGCGCATGACAGCCCGGCTGTCCACACTCAAGCTTCTTCCTCCATGGTGCCAGATGAACATGGAGAATCTGCTTCTCTGCTGGATGGTGGAGCTCCATCAGGCATGGTTGACTTTTGCCCTCAGAGTGATCCCAAACCTGACCCCAACCCTGAATCTAACCCTACCAGCTCTGAGCTGAGTGCAGCGCTGCAGGCTCccatcatcactgtgacacaCGACGAATCAGCACCAACAGACACGTGCGAAGCTTCTAATTCAGAGGCAGctaatttacatgtgtgtggtTCAACTGATCCTCCTACTCTCCCAGAATGCGCTGGTTCTGACCTTGTCTCTCCTAACTCCTCAGTTACCCCTCCCCTGTCTGTGCCACCTTACCCAACTGCCCCATCCGAGTCCACCATTCAAGGTGACCCATCTGCTGACCTCATTACCTCAGATGTTCCACCACAAGTCACCTCTCACCTTAACTGCTTCTTCCCGCTGGCACCACCACCCTGTGCCGACGCTCCAATAACAACCAGCCTGACATCACTGTGCCAGGCAGTCTGTTGCAACTCCACAGTGCCTCCTACGGGGCCTACCATGCTACAGCAGGCCTCCGACAGAGCCGTCTACCTAAGAGGAGGATGGACAGAAGATATGAAGGTGGAGAGGGtgaaggaagagagacaggcagcagaggagatgaaggaggaggaggagaaaatagggaagagggagggaaatgagAACAACATTAAGGTGGAGAGGGtgaaggaagagggagaggcaaCAGAGAAgaacaaggaggaaaaaatgggggaggtgggggaagaagagagagaggcagggatagaggaggaggagaagagggagagaatgcAAAGAGAACATTTGGGTCTAGCCCAGAGTGGAAGTTACCACAACTGCAGATCCTCTGAAGCAGCAATGGAGACTCAGAGCACAGaaaggggagaggaaagaggagagcatGAGGAGGAAGATGGTAAACTGGAGGGTAAGAAGGAGGGAAAAGTGgctgaagaggagagaggaacacAAGAAGAGGAGGGTCTCCAGAGCCCTCAGCCAATGGCATGCCAGCCACAGAATGAGTCTGCTATGCCATTGGACAGTGTAGTCGTCATCAGAGGACTTGTGACTGAGGTCATTGAGGTTGAGACGCTAGTCAGCCCTGCCCCATAG